The following DNA comes from Kaistia sp. 32K.
CGCTGCACCACGTCGAGATAGGGCATGCCGGGCTTGACCATGATCATGTCAGCCCCTTCCTGAATGTCGAGCTCGACTTCGCGCAGCGCCTCGTCGGTATTGCCGAAATCCATCTGGTAGGTGCGCTTGTCGCCGATCAGCGTCTTCGAGGTGCCGATGGCGTCGCGGAACGGCCCGTAGAAGGCGGAGGCGTATTTCGCCGAATAGGCCATGATTTGCACGTCGAGGAAGCCCGCGTCATCCAGCACCTCGCGGATCGCCGCGACGCGGCCGTCCATCATGTCGGAGGGCGCGATCACGTCGGCCCCGGCCTCGGCCTGGGCGAGCGCCTGCTGTACGAGCAGCGCGACGCTGGCGTCGTTGACGATGCGCTCGCCCTCGAGCACGCCGTCATGGCCATGGCTCGTATAGGGATCGAGCGCCACGTCGGTGATCAGGCCGATCTCGGGCACCGCCGCCTTGATCGCGCGGCAGGCGCGGCAGACGAGGTTGTTCGGGTTCAGCGATTCGCTGCCGGTCGGATCGCGCAGTGACGGCTCGGTGAACGGGAA
Coding sequences within:
- the hemB gene encoding porphobilinogen synthase, which translates into the protein MTRQSFNPPDMNAILGGRRLRRNRKADWSRRLVRETLLTVNDLIWPIFLIEGENVRQDVASMPGVQRLSVDQAVIEAEKAAALGIPAIALFPFTEPSLRDPTGSESLNPNNLVCRACRAIKAAVPEIGLITDVALDPYTSHGHDGVLEGERIVNDASVALLVQQALAQAEAGADVIAPSDMMDGRVAAIREVLDDAGFLDVQIMAYSAKYASAFYGPFRDAIGTSKTLIGDKRTYQMDFGNTDEALREVELDIQEGADMIMVKPGMPYLDVVQRVKETFAMPTFAYQVSGEYAMLQAAARNGWIDGDRAFLESLAAFKRAGADGILTYFAPLVAPLLPR